Proteins encoded within one genomic window of Bombina bombina isolate aBomBom1 chromosome 1, aBomBom1.pri, whole genome shotgun sequence:
- the LOC128662684 gene encoding BPI fold-containing family C protein-like — MLKFCFIVVCQLSMILADNPGIRVHFTQNGLNYGMNLGMKYLLSAMSSQPLQDTKGSITIESEPLDYEIKDIRLEQFQYAQSTAVFVPGKGIQMSIKGGNATVYNNWNLNSWLIKDSGSSIVHVKGISISLVVGARRAQTGSLSIYPVSCLSDIKDVNINMLDGVSYFYDTFKEELETLIRSSFKEQLCSALETQVQKLDVSLSQMQSNVSLANVLGVDISLVSNPQFTEKIAQIDLKGMFYSLVNMTRTSFQPAPLTMGGQTKSMVYIGISQASINSASLSYFLSGGFTFHLIKYMSSIKITTSDLSAILPEISKQYKKPAPVQVLISASSAPAFTLKPNNLTVEFAGLITVYASQPTLKRESLLSAHIVSSISANVSITDTNSMHGLNLTGSIHLNRCFLSF, encoded by the exons ATGCTgaagttttgttttattgttgtgtGTCAGCTCTCTATGATTCTTGCCGACAATCCTGGAATAAGAGTTCATTTTACACAGAATGGGTTGAATTATG GGATGAACCTGGGAATGAAATACCTGCTCTCAGCTATGTCCTCCCAGCCactccaagatactaaaggaagCATCACCATTGAATCTGAACCATTGGACTATGAAATTAAAGA CATAAGACTCGAGCAGTTCCAATATGCACAGAGCACTGCAGTGTTTGTGCCTGGAAAAGGTATCCAGATGTCAATAAAAGGTGGTAATGCCACAGTCTATAATAACTGGAATTTAAACAGCTGGctaat CAAAGACAGTGGATCGAGTATTGTGCATGTAAAAGGAATCTCTATCTCATTAGTCGTTGGGGCTCGTAGGGCTCAAACAGGAAGTTTATCCATTTATCCAGTTAGCTGCCTCTCTGATATTAAAGATGTTAACATCAACATGCTGGACGGTGTTAG TTATTTTTATGATACGTTTAAAGAAGAGTTGGAGACTTTGATCCGCTCTAGTTTTAAGGAGCAG TTATGTTCAGCTCTGGAAACACAAGTTCAAAAGTTGGATGTATCTCTGAGTCAGATGCAAT CAAATGTTTCTTTAGCCAACGTACTTGGTGTAGATATCTCTCTTGTTAGCAACCCACAATTTACAGAAAAGATTGCACAAATAGATCTTAAG GGGATGTTTTACTCACTTGTGAATATGACAAGAACAAGTTTTCAGCCAGCACCACTTACTATGGGTGGCCAAACGAAATCTATGGTCTATATTGGAATATCACAGGCTTCCATAAATTCAGCCAGTTTATCCTACTTTTTATCTGGAGGCTTTACATTTCATCTTATTAAATATATG AGTTCCATAAAAATAACTACATCTGATTTGTCTGCCATTTTACCAGAG ATTTCAAAGCAATACAAGAAGCCAGCTCCTGTACAAGTTTTGATATCAGCTTCTAGTGCTCCTGCCTTCACCCTAAAACCAAACAACCTGACAGTTGAGTTTGCAGGACTTATCACTGTTTATGCATCTCAACCAACTTTAAAAAGAGAGTCACTACTTTCTGCTCACATA GTGAGCAGCATCAGTGCAAATGTGTCAATCACAGATACTAATAGCATGCATGGTTTGAACCTTACTGGATCTATCCATTTGAACAGGTGCTTTTTATCTTTTTGA